From Deltaproteobacteria bacterium, a single genomic window includes:
- a CDS encoding ABC transporter substrate-binding protein, whose protein sequence is MKSAQRTIWLSLFLSLGFLCLVRPGFSADKLRVSNCYIGGAILPLWLAQDAGFYAREGLDVEQIWIQGNPSVASLVSGEIDLVYCIPHNVIGAIAGGADLQFIASIYNRMQYRIVAAPGIDKVEQLKNKLLGIARIHDVSHFYVRLALKKFGMNADQDVRVISTGGQADRSLALKNGRVAATILNPAFAMSLEKDGFKTILDIESLNFPVVGNMSAMRRQFLKERRPVAVRFVRALAASVKKIQEDPELSKKVLAKYLRLQDKALIEENYRFNSGKFLEPYPTIPMDGLRYAIDSLVPTVPAAKNLKAENIVDLSIMADAGK, encoded by the coding sequence ATGAAGTCTGCGCAAAGAACGATCTGGTTAAGTTTATTCCTCTCGCTAGGTTTTTTGTGCCTGGTGAGACCCGGCTTTTCGGCGGACAAACTGCGGGTCAGCAATTGCTACATCGGCGGGGCGATCTTGCCTTTGTGGCTTGCTCAGGACGCAGGGTTCTACGCTCGTGAGGGGCTCGACGTCGAGCAAATCTGGATTCAAGGCAACCCCTCCGTGGCTTCGCTCGTGTCTGGCGAAATCGATCTGGTCTATTGCATTCCGCACAACGTGATCGGCGCCATCGCCGGCGGCGCCGACTTGCAATTCATCGCCAGCATTTACAATCGCATGCAATATCGCATCGTCGCCGCGCCGGGCATCGACAAAGTCGAACAGCTCAAAAACAAGTTGCTCGGCATCGCGCGCATCCATGATGTCTCGCACTTCTACGTGCGGTTGGCGTTGAAAAAATTTGGCATGAATGCCGATCAGGACGTGCGGGTGATTTCTACCGGCGGCCAGGCCGATCGCTCCCTGGCGCTGAAAAATGGCCGGGTAGCGGCGACGATTCTGAATCCGGCCTTTGCCATGAGCCTGGAAAAAGACGGCTTTAAAACTATTCTCGACATAGAGAGTCTCAATTTCCCCGTGGTCGGCAATATGAGCGCGATGCGCCGCCAGTTTTTGAAAGAGCGTCGGCCGGTGGCGGTGCGCTTTGTTCGAGCGCTGGCGGCGAGCGTGAAAAAGATTCAAGAAGATCCGGAGTTGAGCAAGAAAGTTTTGGCCAAGTACCTGCGTCTGCAAGACAAGGCGCTGATCGAAGAGAACTACCGTTTCAACTCAGGAAAATTCTTAGAGCCCTACCCGACGATCCCAATGGATGGGTTGCGCTACGCTATTGATTCATTGGTCCCAACGGTGCCGGCGGCGAAGAATTTGAAAGCGGAGAACATCGTCGATTTGAGCATTATGGCCGACGCGGGGAAATAG